A window of Microcystis aeruginosa FD4 contains these coding sequences:
- a CDS encoding type II toxin-antitoxin system RelE/ParE family toxin — translation MADQSKPLAWLHGEIKTPPFSLEARIEAGVLLRQLQEGEPLGLPHSRPMPSVGYHCHELRIRDIDKNWRIIYRIDEDAILIIEVFNKTTRATPKSVIEVCKKRLSKYDTDQQE, via the coding sequence ATGGCTGATCAAAGCAAACCTTTAGCTTGGCTGCATGGTGAGATCAAGACCCCACCTTTCAGTTTAGAAGCACGGATCGAAGCAGGTGTCTTACTCAGGCAACTACAGGAAGGCGAACCCCTTGGTTTGCCACATTCGCGTCCTATGCCAAGTGTAGGCTATCATTGTCATGAGCTACGCATTAGAGACATCGATAAAAATTGGAGGATTATTTATCGAATTGATGAAGATGCAATCTTGATTATTGAGGTGTTTAATAAGACAACAAGAGCAACACCCAAAAGTGTAATTGAGGTTTGTAAGAAACGCTTGAGTAAATACGATACTGATCAGCAGGAATAA
- the pheT gene encoding phenylalanine--tRNA ligase subunit beta, with product MRISINWLRELVKVAQSPQELAELLTIAGIEVEDIEDRREWAKGVVIGKIIDRQPHPNADKLSVCQVDIGQANPSTIVCGAPNARADILVPVATLGTYLPKINLTIKPAKLRGVKSEGMICSLAELGLTKDSEGIHIFTEENLPLGTDVRPLLGLDEVILDISPTANRADALSMIGVAREVAALTGGELSLPKVKLGEFSPKKDLSLEITENKACPAYIGTVIEGVKISPSPLWLQQRLQAAGLRSINNVVDITNYVLLEWGQPLHAFDRDRLQSFAGGKSVTIGVRFAEEGEKIISLDGQERSLKELNLLITANNKPVALAGVMGGQDTEVNEETVNLVLESALFDPIAIRRSSKAQGLRSESSGRYERGVNPAALEYACQRAIDLILELAGGTVSSQVKADDRADQSSRSIELRLQRLQQILGQVTLDNGAIGEILAEDVERILGNLGCELQLTSKNPVLWTVTVPDYRYRDLEREIDLIEEVARLYGYDRFVDTLPAKTAAGGLSFEETIQRRLREAFRAVGLTELVQYSLVKPELAEVVLANPLFVEYSALRTNLLDGLIEAFEYNQSQGNGSLNGFEIGRVFRLESDNINEYDAIAGIFGGDFFPAGRWLRSGKEVAMTWYEAKGILEAVFDRLSLTVSYEKYAEDARFHPGRTASLWIGKQRLGIFGQLHPQLRQQKGLIEAVYAFEIQFPILLANLRDSAKITPRLQVYSTYPGAARDIAFFVSTDIPVDRLTKTIKNAGGNLLEKVELFDRYQGQNVPENHCSLAFSLVYRASDRTLTDEEVEPLMTKVREALVKQFQVSLRS from the coding sequence ATGCGGATTTCGATCAACTGGTTACGAGAATTAGTCAAAGTCGCCCAATCTCCCCAAGAATTAGCGGAATTATTGACAATTGCGGGAATAGAAGTGGAAGACATTGAGGATCGCCGAGAATGGGCAAAGGGTGTGGTTATTGGTAAAATTATCGATCGCCAACCCCATCCCAATGCAGATAAATTAAGTGTCTGTCAGGTGGATATCGGTCAGGCAAACCCTAGTACAATTGTCTGTGGTGCGCCCAATGCTAGGGCTGATATTCTAGTTCCCGTGGCTACTTTGGGAACCTATTTACCCAAAATCAATTTAACGATTAAACCGGCTAAATTGCGCGGGGTAAAATCGGAAGGGATGATCTGTTCCCTCGCAGAATTAGGATTAACCAAGGATTCTGAAGGAATCCACATCTTTACTGAGGAAAATCTCCCTTTAGGTACAGATGTTCGTCCTCTTTTAGGACTCGATGAGGTGATTTTAGATATTTCTCCCACCGCTAACCGCGCCGATGCTTTGAGTATGATCGGAGTCGCGCGAGAAGTGGCGGCTTTGACAGGAGGAGAATTAAGCCTACCAAAAGTGAAATTAGGGGAATTTTCCCCTAAAAAAGATTTATCTCTGGAAATAACCGAAAATAAAGCTTGTCCCGCTTATATTGGTACGGTGATCGAGGGGGTAAAAATTAGCCCATCTCCGCTATGGTTACAACAGCGTTTACAGGCTGCCGGACTGCGATCGATCAATAATGTGGTCGATATTACTAATTATGTCCTCTTGGAGTGGGGACAACCCTTACACGCTTTCGATCGCGATCGTTTACAGAGTTTTGCCGGAGGTAAATCCGTTACTATTGGGGTCCGTTTTGCCGAGGAAGGGGAAAAAATTATTAGCCTTGATGGTCAGGAAAGAAGCTTAAAAGAGCTTAATTTATTAATTACTGCCAATAATAAGCCGGTAGCTTTAGCAGGAGTGATGGGAGGTCAAGATACGGAAGTTAACGAGGAAACCGTTAATCTTGTGCTAGAGTCGGCTTTATTCGATCCGATCGCCATCCGTCGTTCCTCAAAAGCGCAGGGTTTACGCAGCGAATCTTCCGGACGCTATGAACGCGGTGTTAATCCCGCCGCTTTGGAATATGCTTGTCAAAGGGCGATCGATTTGATTCTAGAGTTAGCTGGGGGAACTGTCAGCAGTCAGGTTAAAGCTGATGATCGCGCTGATCAGTCCAGTCGTTCGATCGAATTGCGTTTACAACGTTTACAGCAAATACTGGGTCAAGTTACCCTAGATAATGGTGCGATCGGTGAAATTCTCGCCGAAGATGTGGAGCGGATTTTAGGCAATTTGGGCTGTGAATTGCAGTTAACCTCGAAAAATCCTGTTCTGTGGACTGTGACAGTGCCAGACTACCGTTATCGTGATTTAGAACGAGAAATTGACTTAATTGAAGAAGTGGCGCGACTGTACGGATACGATCGCTTTGTCGATACTTTGCCAGCAAAAACCGCAGCCGGAGGATTATCCTTTGAGGAAACTATCCAGCGTCGGCTGCGGGAAGCTTTTCGCGCGGTGGGTTTGACGGAATTAGTCCAGTATTCCCTAGTTAAACCGGAATTAGCGGAAGTTGTCCTCGCTAATCCCCTTTTTGTCGAGTATTCTGCTTTGCGGACTAATCTCCTCGACGGTTTAATCGAAGCGTTTGAGTATAATCAGTCTCAGGGTAACGGTTCCTTAAATGGCTTCGAGATCGGGCGAGTTTTCCGCTTAGAATCGGATAATATCAACGAATACGATGCAATTGCTGGTATTTTCGGCGGTGATTTCTTCCCTGCTGGACGTTGGCTGCGATCGGGTAAAGAGGTGGCCATGACTTGGTACGAAGCAAAAGGCATTTTAGAAGCAGTATTCGATCGCCTTTCGCTGACAGTAAGCTACGAAAAATATGCCGAAGATGCGCGTTTTCATCCCGGACGAACAGCATCTTTATGGATTGGTAAACAACGCTTAGGAATTTTTGGTCAACTACACCCGCAATTGCGTCAGCAAAAGGGATTAATTGAGGCAGTTTATGCTTTTGAAATCCAGTTCCCGATCCTGTTAGCAAATCTTAGGGATAGTGCCAAAATTACCCCGCGTTTACAGGTCTATTCTACCTATCCGGGAGCGGCACGAGATATCGCCTTCTTTGTTTCCACAGATATACCCGTAGATAGATTGACAAAAACTATCAAAAATGCTGGAGGTAATCTCCTAGAAAAAGTCGAATTATTCGATCGCTATCAGGGACAGAATGTGCCAGAAAATCATTGTAGTTTGGCCTTTAGTTTAGTCTATCGTGCCAGCGATCGAACTTTAACCGATGAAGAGGTGGAACCCTTAATGACAAAAGTGCGAGAAGCTTTAGTTAAACAGTTCCAAGTTTCTTTAAGAAGTTAA
- a CDS encoding restriction endonuclease, which yields MPPDQIENLLKGILRQYQSSFSDKIYGEENDDYDSLMRVFGITPSLKRENRQYWGRELGMCWQRLVTEVFTANCLDYQPALKIADDQPCDCILGRDAIDTKYRIGSGDSGTLKKFKQYGKLLQERKLRPILLIVREDNLPAAIKACHLGGWTVLQGQQSFDYILDRSGFDLLKAFDKFSETQEFYIAR from the coding sequence ATGCCACCCGATCAAATAGAAAACCTCCTCAAGGGAATTTTGAGACAATACCAAAGTTCTTTTAGTGACAAAATCTATGGAGAAGAAAATGATGATTATGATTCGCTTATGAGGGTATTTGGAATTACTCCTAGTTTAAAAAGGGAAAATCGTCAGTATTGGGGCAGGGAACTAGGAATGTGTTGGCAACGTCTGGTGACAGAAGTTTTTACGGCTAATTGTTTAGATTATCAACCGGCTTTAAAGATTGCAGATGATCAACCTTGTGACTGCATTTTAGGTAGAGATGCCATTGATACTAAATATAGAATTGGTTCAGGAGATTCTGGCACACTTAAAAAGTTTAAACAGTATGGAAAACTATTACAGGAAAGAAAACTTAGACCTATTTTACTGATTGTGCGAGAGGATAACTTACCAGCAGCGATTAAAGCTTGTCATCTGGGTGGCTGGACTGTTTTGCAGGGCCAACAAAGTTTTGATTATATACTTGATCGCAGTGGGTTCGATTTGCTGAAAGCTTTTGATAAATTTTCTGAAACACAGGAGTTTTATATTGCCCGATGA
- a CDS encoding DNA-methyltransferase — MNISKRWQLLHGDCRELLTLLEESSISCVITDPPYNYEFIGRNWDHDEIQRRRERIQNSSTLVKNIPYGSGLAGGVRNQRWYQRNRENVVNYIEWATDWSKELMRVCKSGAVVAVFSSTRTLAHIQIALENAGFYARDVLVYRRHSGIPKGLNIEKKLDKIGDTNAKQWQGWHTCLRNEWEAIVIVQKPLKNNYIETIQMTGLGPFKAILSDGSFQSNILEGFSKGRDENFDEHCTIKPLSLIRKLLELFLPQDNSHIVLDPFAGTGTTLIAALELGYQTIGIEIEAQYINIIQQRLGEYFGKIGQEFEVFD; from the coding sequence ATGAATATCTCAAAAAGATGGCAACTTCTGCACGGTGATTGTAGAGAACTTCTCACTTTACTAGAAGAATCTAGTATATCTTGTGTGATCACAGATCCACCCTATAATTATGAGTTCATTGGCAGAAATTGGGATCATGATGAAATCCAAAGACGTAGAGAACGTATTCAAAACAGTTCCACACTGGTCAAAAATATTCCCTATGGAAGTGGGTTAGCCGGTGGGGTTCGTAATCAGCGTTGGTATCAACGCAATCGCGAAAATGTGGTCAATTATATTGAATGGGCAACAGATTGGTCAAAGGAACTAATGCGTGTTTGTAAAAGCGGGGCTGTTGTCGCTGTTTTTAGTAGCACAAGAACACTGGCTCATATTCAGATTGCTCTTGAAAATGCTGGTTTTTATGCTAGAGATGTGCTGGTTTATAGACGACATTCAGGCATTCCTAAAGGATTAAATATTGAGAAAAAACTTGACAAAATTGGTGATACTAATGCCAAACAATGGCAAGGTTGGCATACTTGCTTGAGAAATGAATGGGAAGCTATAGTTATTGTGCAGAAGCCTCTAAAAAACAACTATATTGAAACTATACAAATGACTGGATTAGGTCCCTTCAAAGCTATACTAAGTGACGGCTCTTTTCAATCCAATATTTTGGAGGGCTTTTCTAAAGGACGGGATGAAAATTTTGATGAGCATTGTACGATTAAACCTTTATCATTAATTAGAAAACTGCTCGAGTTATTTCTACCACAGGATAACAGTCATATAGTTCTCGATCCTTTTGCTGGAACGGGTACAACTTTAATTGCCGCTCTAGAATTAGGTTATCAGACTATTGGTATTGAAATTGAAGCTCAGTATATTAATATCATTCAACAACGTTTGGGGGAATATTTTGGCAAGATCGGACAGGAATTTGAGGTATTTGATTAG
- a CDS encoding DNA cytosine methyltransferase, producing the protein MRKAISLFACGGIGDMALRSGGFEVVVANELLKDRAEVFKFNHPESLMIIGDIWDKKNEIVAETKQRLSGQTLDIVFATPPCQGMSKNGRGKLLNSIRKGSKNEIDQRNLLIIPTLEVFLASGAETLVMENVPEMQNTYIHFPEKEGYLVNILCYIKQRIGDKFLSSISIIDFADYGVPQNRQRLISIFTKNEKLKNYLKKNTSLFPKPTHSKEGLELPKWKTVRDAIYHLPPLDSQRTETAKSDDIPYHYVPLLDEEKYFWISNTPEEKSAFDNQCINPVCRYNGNPTHSARKNNEGINRASTETPLYCLKCGHILPRPWVKEDGKYRLMKGYTSAYKRMSWDAPGSTITRNLSYACSDNKLHPIQNRVLSLYEAMILHTITEYPFSWKRADGKRVSDKLIRELIGESIPPAGLQKIFDHLVSILNDDCSLEEQIKEKYEQLCLF; encoded by the coding sequence ATGAGGAAAGCAATCAGTCTATTTGCCTGTGGTGGAATTGGAGATATGGCTCTTCGCTCTGGGGGATTTGAAGTTGTAGTGGCGAATGAATTATTGAAAGATCGTGCAGAAGTATTTAAATTTAACCACCCAGAATCATTAATGATTATTGGGGATATATGGGATAAAAAAAATGAGATAGTTGCAGAAACAAAGCAGCGACTCTCTGGACAAACTTTAGACATTGTTTTTGCGACTCCTCCCTGCCAAGGTATGTCTAAAAATGGCAGAGGTAAGCTGCTTAATTCTATTCGTAAAGGCTCAAAAAATGAAATCGACCAGAGAAATTTATTAATCATTCCCACCCTAGAAGTTTTTCTGGCTAGTGGAGCAGAAACACTGGTCATGGAAAATGTGCCAGAAATGCAAAATACTTATATACACTTTCCCGAGAAAGAGGGTTATTTAGTAAATATTTTATGTTATATAAAACAGCGTATTGGTGATAAATTTTTGAGTTCGATTAGCATTATAGATTTTGCTGATTATGGAGTCCCGCAGAATCGTCAACGACTTATTTCAATATTTACTAAAAATGAGAAACTGAAGAATTATTTAAAAAAGAACACTTCTCTTTTTCCTAAACCAACTCATAGTAAAGAAGGATTAGAACTTCCTAAATGGAAAACTGTTCGAGACGCAATATATCATTTACCACCGCTTGACTCTCAACGAACAGAAACTGCTAAATCAGATGATATACCATATCACTATGTACCCCTATTAGATGAAGAAAAATATTTTTGGATCAGTAATACACCAGAAGAAAAAAGTGCATTTGATAATCAATGTATTAACCCTGTTTGTAGATATAATGGTAATCCAACACACAGCGCACGCAAAAATAATGAAGGAATCAATCGAGCTAGTACAGAAACCCCCCTTTACTGCCTTAAATGTGGACACATTCTTCCTCGTCCATGGGTTAAAGAAGATGGAAAATACAGGTTGATGAAAGGTTATACCAGTGCCTATAAAAGAATGAGTTGGGACGCACCAGGCAGTACAATTACACGAAATCTCTCCTATGCTTGTAGTGACAATAAACTACATCCTATTCAAAATAGAGTATTATCTCTGTATGAAGCAATGATTCTTCATACAATTACCGAATACCCATTTTCATGGAAACGGGCAGATGGCAAAAGAGTTAGTGATAAACTAATTAGAGAGTTAATTGGCGAAAGTATCCCACCTGCTGGATTACAAAAAATATTTGATCATTTAGTATCCATCCTCAATGATGATTGTTCTCTTGAGGAGCAAATCAAGGAAAAATATGAGCAGCTCTGTCTATTTTGA
- a CDS encoding helix-turn-helix domain-containing protein: protein MAGKLVTAVAVTVRKLRKKRNLSQEALGYRANLDRTYISGVERGVRNITLDSLEQIISALDMDIVTFVNTVAEEINELYHK from the coding sequence ATGGCAGGAAAGCTAGTCACTGCTGTTGCTGTGACTGTAAGAAAATTGCGGAAGAAACGTAATCTGAGTCAAGAAGCTTTAGGGTATAGAGCTAATCTTGACAGAACCTACATATCTGGAGTTGAAAGGGGAGTAAGAAACATTACTTTGGACTCCTTAGAACAAATTATTTCAGCTCTGGACATGGATATTGTTACTTTTGTCAATACTGTTGCGGAAGAAATTAATGAGTTATATCATAAATAA
- a CDS encoding 2OG-Fe(II) oxygenase, with protein sequence MPYYSQYPDAFTPSYLSELQGQILACPHFTVNNLNRDFVKTKGFSIAFRRTQISAVERIFPYFKPYLDRSLQADCNAFYLNPLLLQTGSRVDPHIDRSLRSYCKTIDPPLLVSVLYVQVPKDIQGGELVLAAGNRSVAKIRPRTNTLILFQGDITHSVNPVSCSGIRLSLVCEQYRLDAEELREIPEMQIESRTMKPEKKKKKDRVVALQ encoded by the coding sequence GTGCCTTACTATTCCCAATATCCCGACGCTTTTACTCCCAGTTATCTGAGCGAACTACAAGGACAGATTCTCGCTTGTCCCCACTTCACAGTTAACAATTTAAATCGAGATTTCGTTAAAACCAAAGGCTTTTCCATCGCTTTTCGACGCACACAAATCAGCGCAGTAGAACGAATTTTCCCCTATTTTAAACCCTATCTCGATCGCAGTTTACAAGCTGACTGCAACGCTTTTTATCTTAATCCCTTGCTCTTGCAAACTGGTTCGCGAGTCGATCCCCATATCGATCGCTCCCTGCGTTCCTATTGTAAAACTATCGATCCTCCGCTCCTAGTTAGCGTCCTTTATGTGCAGGTTCCTAAAGATATTCAAGGGGGGGAACTGGTACTAGCAGCAGGCAATCGTTCCGTGGCCAAGATTCGTCCTCGTACTAACACCTTAATCCTGTTTCAAGGAGATATCACCCATTCAGTTAATCCCGTTAGCTGTTCTGGTATTCGTCTGAGTCTTGTCTGCGAACAATATCGTTTAGATGCGGAAGAATTGCGAGAGATTCCCGAAATGCAGATAGAATCCCGAACCATGAAACCAGAAAAGAAAAAAAAGAAAGATCGGGTCGTTGCCCTACAATAA
- a CDS encoding ABC transporter ATP-binding protein encodes MVMREPIVELRGVTKAFGKKVILNNVDLKVYEGEAIGVIGPSGTGKSTILRLVAGLLAPDRGEVYIYGTKRQRTVEQGEDPLGVGLVFQQSALFDSLTVGENVGFALYRNSKLKRAEIRDLVEEKLDLVGMSGSYDLYPSEISGGMRKRVSLARAIISDPSIAADRPNILLYDEPTAGLDPVASTRIQTVIMELLKLKKACGAHLIVTHVHSTIENTTDRIVFLYKGQFQWVGPTQEAYHSEIPVLKQFFTGSIHGPIQ; translated from the coding sequence ATGGTGATGCGCGAACCGATCGTCGAATTAAGGGGAGTAACTAAAGCTTTCGGCAAGAAAGTAATCTTAAATAACGTCGATCTGAAAGTGTACGAAGGGGAAGCGATCGGTGTGATCGGTCCATCTGGTACGGGAAAATCGACGATTTTGCGCCTAGTCGCTGGATTACTGGCCCCCGATCGGGGAGAAGTGTACATATATGGCACAAAACGGCAGAGAACCGTAGAACAGGGGGAAGATCCCCTCGGTGTTGGTCTAGTTTTCCAACAATCGGCCCTTTTTGACTCCCTCACCGTCGGGGAAAATGTCGGTTTTGCTCTCTATCGCAACTCAAAGCTAAAACGAGCCGAAATACGCGATTTAGTGGAAGAAAAACTGGATTTAGTGGGAATGTCTGGTTCCTACGACCTCTATCCCTCTGAAATATCCGGAGGGATGCGAAAACGCGTCAGTTTAGCCCGGGCAATTATCAGCGATCCCTCGATCGCCGCCGATCGACCGAACATTCTCCTTTACGATGAACCCACTGCTGGACTGGATCCCGTCGCTTCTACCCGGATCCAGACGGTAATTATGGAACTTCTCAAGCTAAAAAAAGCCTGTGGGGCCCATCTCATTGTCACCCACGTCCACAGCACCATCGAAAATACCACCGATCGCATCGTTTTTCTCTATAAAGGTCAATTTCAATGGGTTGGACCGACTCAAGAGGCTTATCACTCAGAAATCCCCGTACTCAAGCAATTTTTTACCGGCAGTATCCACGGACCAATTCAGTGA
- a CDS encoding Uma2 family endonuclease: protein MVTSPNPTQIVYPDSDGKPMADNTRQFRWITTIKSNLDWLFANNADVFVAGDLLWYPVEGDNKIRQAPDVMVAFGRPKGERGSYQQWKEDNIPPQVVFEILSPGNTPTEMSRKLLFYDRYGVEEYYIYNPDKNDLGGCIRRENRLESRENLDNWVSPRLGIRFQLAEPELLLYYPDGQPFTSYNQERQRAETERQRAEAERQRAEAERQRAERLAAKLRELNINPEEI, encoded by the coding sequence ATGGTTACATCACCGAATCCAACTCAGATAGTCTATCCCGATAGCGACGGGAAACCGATGGCCGATAATACAAGACAATTTCGCTGGATTACGACGATTAAATCGAATCTAGACTGGTTATTTGCCAATAATGCCGATGTTTTTGTCGCTGGCGATTTACTCTGGTATCCCGTGGAGGGAGATAATAAAATCCGTCAAGCACCTGATGTCATGGTAGCTTTTGGCAGACCGAAAGGCGAAAGGGGTTCCTATCAACAGTGGAAAGAGGACAATATCCCCCCGCAGGTGGTTTTTGAAATTCTCTCTCCGGGTAATACCCCAACGGAAATGAGCAGAAAACTGCTGTTTTATGACCGTTATGGTGTGGAAGAATACTACATCTATAATCCCGATAAAAATGATTTGGGCGGCTGTATTCGTCGGGAAAATCGCCTCGAAAGTCGGGAAAATCTCGATAATTGGGTAAGTCCCCGCTTGGGCATTCGTTTTCAATTAGCTGAACCGGAGTTACTCTTGTATTATCCCGATGGTCAACCTTTCACCAGTTACAACCAAGAACGGCAACGGGCCGAAACGGAACGGCAACGGGCCGAAGCGGAACGGCAACGGGCCGAAGCGGAACGGCAACGGGCCGAACGATTGGCGGCAAAACTGCGGGAGTTAAATATTAATCCCGAGGAGATTTAA
- a CDS encoding Uma2 family endonuclease, translating to MVRQLDDSPKTAIVYPDSDGKPMADNTRQFRWITTIKSNLDWLFAHNADVFVAGDLLWYPVEGDNKIRQAPDVMVAFGRPKGERGSYQQWQEENIPPQVVFEILSPGNTQTEMSRKLLFYDRYGVEEYYIYNPDKNDLGGCIRRENRLESRENLDNWVSPRLGIRFQLAEPELLLYYPDGQPFTSYNQERQRAETERQRAEAERQRAERLAAKLRELNINPEEI from the coding sequence ATGGTTAGACAACTCGACGACAGCCCGAAAACCGCAATCGTCTATCCCGATAGCGACGGGAAACCGATGGCCGATAATACAAGACAATTTCGCTGGATTACGACGATTAAATCGAATCTAGACTGGTTATTTGCCCATAATGCCGATGTTTTTGTCGCTGGCGATTTACTCTGGTATCCCGTGGAGGGAGATAATAAAATCCGTCAAGCACCCGATGTGATGGTAGCTTTTGGCAGACCGAAAGGGGAAAGGGGTTCCTATCAACAGTGGCAAGAAGAAAATATCCCCCCGCAAGTGGTTTTTGAAATTCTCTCTCCGGGTAATACCCAAACGGAAATGAGCAGAAAACTGCTGTTTTATGACCGTTATGGTGTGGAAGAATACTACATCTATAATCCCGATAAAAATGATTTGGGCGGCTGTATTCGTCGGGAAAATCGCCTCGAAAGTCGGGAAAATCTCGATAATTGGGTAAGTCCCCGCTTGGGCATTCGTTTTCAATTAGCTGAACCGGAGTTACTCTTGTATTATCCCGATGGTCAACCTTTCACCAGTTACAACCAAGAACGGCAACGGGCCGAAACGGAACGGCAACGGGCCGAAGCGGAACGGCAACGGGCCGAACGATTGGCGGCAAAACTGCGGGAGTTAAATATTAATCCCGAGGAGATTTAA
- a CDS encoding citrate synthase, translated as MTVCEYRPGLEGIPAAQSSISFVDGQKGILEYRGIRIEELAEKSTFLETAYLLIWGVLPTAAELEEFADEIRYHRRIKYRIEDMMKCFPEKGHPMDALQTSAAALGLYYARRALDNPEYIRQAVVRLLAKIPTMVAAFQLIRKGNHPIQPNDSLDYAANFLYMLTEKRPTDLAAKVFDVCLTLHAEHTMNASTFSAMVTASTLTDPYGVIASAVGTLAGPLHGGANEEVLLMLEEIGSVANVRPYVEKCIANKQKVMGFGHRVYKVKDPRATILQNLAEQLFAELGSDEYYDIALELEQAVVDIYGEKGIYANVDFYSGLVYRKLGIPSDLFTPIFAISRVAGWLAHWKEQLNANRIFRPTQIYTGEHEVPYTPIEQRS; from the coding sequence ATGACAGTTTGTGAATATCGGCCAGGTTTAGAAGGAATTCCCGCCGCCCAATCGAGTATCAGCTTTGTGGATGGGCAAAAGGGAATCCTAGAGTATCGGGGCATTCGGATTGAGGAACTCGCCGAAAAAAGTACCTTCCTCGAAACCGCCTATCTCCTTATCTGGGGTGTTCTGCCCACGGCGGCGGAACTGGAAGAATTTGCCGATGAAATCCGTTATCATCGACGCATCAAGTACCGTATCGAAGACATGATGAAATGCTTCCCCGAAAAAGGCCATCCCATGGATGCGCTACAAACTTCGGCGGCGGCTTTAGGGTTATACTATGCCCGTCGGGCTTTGGATAATCCCGAATATATCCGTCAGGCAGTAGTGCGGCTATTAGCGAAAATCCCGACCATGGTGGCGGCCTTTCAATTAATTCGCAAAGGTAATCATCCCATTCAGCCCAATGATAGCCTTGATTATGCGGCCAATTTCCTCTATATGTTGACGGAAAAACGACCGACGGATTTAGCGGCGAAAGTTTTCGATGTCTGTTTGACTCTCCACGCCGAACATACCATGAATGCCTCGACTTTTTCGGCCATGGTGACGGCTTCCACTTTAACCGACCCCTACGGTGTCATCGCTTCAGCAGTGGGAACTCTCGCCGGCCCCCTCCACGGTGGGGCAAACGAGGAAGTATTGTTAATGTTAGAGGAAATCGGTTCGGTGGCTAATGTTCGTCCCTATGTGGAAAAATGTATCGCCAATAAACAAAAAGTTATGGGTTTTGGACACCGGGTATATAAAGTTAAGGATCCCCGGGCGACGATTCTACAAAACCTGGCCGAACAATTATTCGCGGAATTAGGTTCCGATGAATACTACGATATCGCCCTAGAATTAGAACAAGCAGTGGTGGATATCTACGGTGAAAAAGGTATCTATGCTAATGTGGATTTCTATTCGGGATTGGTCTATCGGAAATTAGGCATCCCCAGTGATTTATTTACCCCGATTTTTGCCATCTCCCGGGTGGCCGGTTGGTTAGCCCACTGGAAAGAACAATTAAATGCTAACCGCATTTTCCGTCCTACCCAAATCTACACCGGAGAACACGAAGTCCCCTATACACCGATCGAACAACGTTCTTAG
- a CDS encoding Uma2 family endonuclease, which produces MTTPSFTIPQSDPPLSPRQSLPTMYDLPSDNPLEPGLPDEFHLLQPQLLLLTFQPPNWEPDLVFSAADLNLYYDVRHPQWYKRPDWFGVVGVPRLYDGHDLRLSYVIWQEGVSPTIVVELLSPGTENQDLGEELRQPGEPPTKWTVYEQILRIPYYVVFSRYTNQLQAFELVGGYYQPVALVGGRLPIPPLELSLGLWQGSYRGIERPWLRWLTLEGELIPLADEELIAAKQEASAAKQEASAAKQEASAAKQRAEQLAARLRELGIDTET; this is translated from the coding sequence ATGACTACACCTAGCTTCACCATTCCCCAATCTGACCCTCCCCTTTCCCCCCGGCAATCCTTGCCGACGATGTATGATTTACCTAGCGACAATCCACTTGAACCCGGTTTGCCTGACGAATTTCACCTATTACAACCTCAGTTATTACTGCTGACTTTCCAGCCTCCCAACTGGGAACCAGACCTAGTTTTTAGCGCCGCTGACCTCAACCTTTACTACGATGTCAGACACCCTCAATGGTACAAGCGTCCCGATTGGTTTGGGGTGGTTGGTGTTCCTCGCCTCTACGATGGCCATGACCTGCGCTTAAGCTATGTGATTTGGCAGGAAGGGGTTTCTCCGACGATTGTGGTGGAATTATTGTCTCCAGGTACGGAAAATCAAGATTTAGGAGAAGAACTACGCCAACCAGGGGAACCGCCAACTAAGTGGACAGTTTATGAACAGATTCTGCGGATTCCCTACTATGTGGTTTTCAGTCGCTATACTAACCAACTGCAAGCGTTTGAACTGGTAGGCGGTTATTACCAACCCGTCGCTTTAGTGGGGGGACGCTTACCGATTCCTCCACTGGAATTGAGCTTGGGTTTGTGGCAAGGTTCCTATCGGGGGATTGAGCGGCCATGGTTGCGCTGGTTGACGCTGGAGGGAGAGTTAATTCCCCTTGCCGATGAGGAGTTAATTGCGGCGAAACAAGAGGCTTCTGCGGCGAAACAAGAGGCTTCTGCGGCTAAACAAGAGGCTTCTGCGGCTAAACAACGAGCAGAACAACTAGCGGCACGATTGCGGGAATTAGGGATAGATACTGAAACCTGA